The Arachis duranensis cultivar V14167 chromosome 2, aradu.V14167.gnm2.J7QH, whole genome shotgun sequence genome has a window encoding:
- the LOC107475153 gene encoding jasmonate-induced oxygenase 2 gives MMACQEWPEPIIRVQSLAESGINAIPERFIKPQSQRPKTQSNVVPTKQGFNDVDVENINIPVIDFQDLYGEDKNLKEQTLKRVSEACREWGFFQVLNHGVNHDLMKSAREVWREFFHQPIEAKEKYANSPLTYEGYGSRLGIKKGAILDWSDYFFLHYMPSSLRDQEKWPSLPNSLRDVINEYGDEVVKLGGRVLELLSINLGLKKDFLMNSFGGESEIGACLRVNFYPKCPQPDLTLGLSSHSDPGGMTILLPDENVSGLQVRRGEHWITVKPVPNAFIINIGDQIQVLSNAIYKSIEHRVIVNSNKDRVSLAFFYNPRSDLLIQPAKELVSEDRPPLYPPMTFDEYRLYIRTKGPCGKSQVESLTSQK, from the exons atgatggcATGCCAAGAGTGGCCAGAACCAATAATAAGAGTCCAATCCTTAGCTGAAAGTGGCATAAATGCAATCCCTGAACGTTTCATCAAACCTCAATCCCAAAGGCCCAAAACACAATCCAATGTTGTCCCAACAAAACAAGGTTTtaatgatgttgatgttgagaaCATCAATATCCCGGTTATTGATTTTCAAGACCTGTATGGTGAAGACAAGAATCTAAAGGAACAAACACTTAAAAGGGTCTCTGAGGCTTGTAGGGAATGGGGTTTTTTCCAAGTGCTTAACCATGGTGTTAACCATGATTTGATGAAGAGTGCTAGAGAGGTTTGGCGTGAGTTCTTTCACCAACCAATTGAGGCTAAAGAAAAATATGCTAACTCACCACTTACCTATGAAGGCTATGGGAGTAGGTTGGGAATTAaaaaaggtgccattttggatTGGAGTGACTACTTCTTTCTCCATTACATGCCTTCTTCTCTTAGGGACCAAGAAAAGTGGCCTTCTTTGCCAAACTCTTTAag ggATGTGATTAATGAATATGGTGATGAAGTGGTTAAGCTAGGAGGAAGGGTTCTTGAATTGTTATCAATAAACCTTGGTTTGAAGAAGGATTTCTTGATGAATTCATTTGGTGGAGAGAGTGAGATAGGTGCATGCTTAAGGGTTAATTTCTACCCAAAATGCCCTCAACCAGACCTCACTCTTGGGCTCTCATCTCACTCAGACCCTGGGGGTATGACCATACTTTTACCAGATGAAAATGTTTCTGGACTTCAAGTCCGCAGAGGAGAACATTGGATCACTGTCAAGCCTGTCCCAAATGCATTCATCATCAACATTGGTGACCAAATTcag GTGCTAAGCAATGCAATCTACAAGAGTATAGAACATAGAGTAATTGTGAACTCAAATAAGGATAGAGTTTCATTGGCCTTCTTTTACAATCCAAGAAGTGATTTACTAATTCAACCTGCTAAGGAGCTTGTGAGTGAGGATAGGCCACCACTCTATCCACCAATGACATTTGATGAATATAGACTTTACATTAGGACCAAAGGACCATGTGGAAAATCTCAAGTTGAATCTTTGACTTCTCAAAAGTGA